Below is a window of bacterium DNA.
CGCCGACGTGACCATCGGCCACCGGGCCGTCCTCCACGCCTGCACCATCGCCGACGGGTGCCTTATCGGCATGGGGGCGATAATCCTCAACGGGGCCGAGATAGGCGAGGGGTCGCTCATCGGGGCGGGATCGCTCGTCACGCCCAGGAAAAAGATACCGCCGGGCTCCATGGTCCTGGGGGTGCCGGGAAAAGTGGTCCGCCGGTTGACCCCCGAAGAGATACTTGGTCAGAAAAAACACGCCGCCGGGTACGTGGACCTGGCGAGAACGTTCACAGCCGGGGAGCGCTGAGATGGCCAAAGTCAAATCGAGGGAAGAGCGCGCCGAGGAGCTTCGCGAGCTCTACTCCAAGGCGGACACGCGCGACAGCAAGAAGCGCAACCTCATTATCAACATCATCGTCGGCGGCATCGTGGCGCTGGCGGTCATCGCCTATTTCGTCATCACCGCCGGCCCG
It encodes the following:
- a CDS encoding gamma carbonic anhydrase family protein, which gives rise to MPLYPYQGKEPVLDPSVFVAPSADVIGDVRAAAGASIWYGCLLRGDIARIEIGERTNVQDLTVIHVDHDQPTIIGADVTIGHRAVLHACTIADGCLIGMGAIILNGAEIGEGSLIGAGSLVTPRKKIPPGSMVLGVPGKVVRRLTPEEILGQKKHAAGYVDLARTFTAGER